The genomic window GTTGCTTTACGAAGCGTCTTTCTTGTTCTGTAGTGGAAAGTGGCTTTTGATTATTTGAGAAGTACCAGATAATAACAACACTCTGGGTACTAAGAATCACTGGATAAAGTAAAGTTGTAAAATCATTTTTTTCTCCGTATACTTATTAAAGGTGTGTTGATAATCAGTAGTTGTTCCGAGGCTTGTTCTTACAAATGATAACAGTCGCTATTTATAGAAAGAATAGTGTTTTTTATCAGAACCATACATAATAAAAACTATAGAGAAGAGGAGGGGACATATGAAGGATAAGAATAATATTTTGCGCCCCTTGGGTTCAGGGCTGGCAATGGCAGTGCCTTTATTGATAGGTATTCTGACAAAGGATCTGCAGATAAGCTCAGTCGGGGCGATGGGGGCTTTTTCCTATTTGGCGTTTCAGCATCGTTCGTTAACTTATAATATGAAGGCCATTTCTATTCACGGTCTGGCTTTACTGGTGGCTTTTATGCTGGGTGCCGGTACGGCGATGATTTCTTGGAGTGCGCCATTTATTATCAGTGTATTGTCCTTTGTGGCATTTATCGCTTCAAAGGTTTTCCGCATTCCGAAGCCGGATTATTTTTTTGTGCTCATGCTTTACGCAACAGGCTTCAATTTTCAAGCAGCATCATTTGTTGAAATTTTACATCATAGTACATACCTACTGTACGGGTTAGGTGGTTCGCTGTTGTCGGGTTTCTTGATTTCCCTACTGGAAAAATTACCGTATCGACTACCGAAGGATCGTTATCAACAGCTGTCTGCCAAAGACAAGTATTACCTGACAATTTATGAGCAGCCCAATACGTTGTTGAAAGCATTGCATTTCTCAATGGTGTTGTTCGTTGCAACATATATTGCGTATCTATTGAGAGACAGTAATGGCTACTGGGTGTTGATTTCTGCAGCAGCAGTATTGGCTGGAGAGCATATGGATCGAATCAAGGATCGAACGATTGGTCGGGTAGTAGGCGGTGTGGTCGGGATCATGCTGGGATTCTTCATTGTATCGTTAGGCTTGCCATTGGAGCTGAAGGCTTTGATACTGATTGGACTTAATATTTTGACGGAGTTCTTTATGCCCGTGAATTATATGGTGGCGAATTTCTTTACCAATCCACAGGTTTTGATACTGATGACTATTGGTAGTAATTTTACACCGTTAGGGCTAATTCCGATGCGTTTATCAGGAGCCTTGATTGGCAGTTTACTGGCGCTGGTGTTGATTTATGTGACAGAATATTGCTTACAACAACTACAATTGGATAAAATTTCATCAGGTGAAGGATAAAATGATTTCTTCTACCTCCACGAAGGGCCCTGGCCTTTCTAAAAATAGAAGGATTTTTTTTGAAGATATAGCTGGACAACCAAAGAAGCGTCTGAGTTTCTCCGATAGCAAGGGAGAAGGCTCAGAACGCTTTTTTCATTTACCGTTTATAATTAGGAGTTTCTAATGCTATAGGAGTTGGGTTTAACAGTACCCACTGTACAGCCAGCTCGCTTAATCGGGCTAATCCATCATCGCTATTTCCTTTGGCAATCGCCTTTGTGAGGTGTGTGGTTTCTTGCAATTGTTCCTCAGACAGAGAACTGCCAATTTTAAATGACTCGTTCAATGATCGAACCATCTTCCGATAATCACCGTCCCAATTTCCGCCTCCGTTACGGAAAATCTCATCGGAGACTTTTCCGGTGATGCGGATCACCTCACCTTGCAATGTCTGGCATGGACCGCTACCGGGAACAAGTAGCTCCCAGAGCTCTTGGTGCTGCTTTTGCCAAGTCGTACTGTTCAGTGTGATTGGAGAAATCCCGTCATGAACGTTTCTTTTAGCTATTGGTGTCACAGCAAAGCATTCATATAATTGGTGCAAGGCTTTATCTGTTTCTTCAAGACTCTCCGGATTGAAATCATTACGATAGAATTCGAAGGTTTCACCGATTTTCTTGACATAACCCACCATCTTGTCTGTTTTTTCAGCACCTGCATCTAAGAGTAAATCGACAACTTTTACCGTCTCAGTCAAACTGGCATTTGTGCATTGGGCCAAACATATTTCTAAGGGAGTCAATCCCATGTTGTTTTTTTGATCAACCGGTGCAGAATAGGTGAGTAAGGCTGCCACGGCTGCTACTCTGGAAGCACTAGCTGCTATGTGCAAGGGAGTGTTGCCTTGCGTATCGACCATCAGTACAGAAGCGCCATTGTTCAACAATGCGTCAATACTAGATTTCCAATAGACAGCGTGGTGATGCAGCGCTGTTTTTTTGTAAGTGTCTTGTGCATTGATGTCAGCTCCTTGTTCCTTTAGCCAGATGATGAAGCTTTCTGGAATACCAAAACAGCTGTAAGCAGTAGACTTACTATATCCAGTGTATGCCTCAAGATCACATCGTTGATAGACTGCAATTAGCTCAGTGAGATCCTCTCTTTTGCATATTTCTTCAAAATCTTTAGGCAACGTTTTTCTTTTTTTCCCCAATTGACAACCCCCTTGAATTATTTAAATCCGAATAAGATGTCCGCTAAACATTCGCAGGCTCTAAATTGTGACAATCCCAAGTGAGAACGCAGCAGTGGTAAACTACTGTATTTCAAGACTCTTCGACAATAAGCTTAACACTTGGCTCAATCTCTTATCCTCATCAGTCATTTCTATTCTTAATTATAATATACAGCTAACAGGAAATATAGCTCAGATCGAGCGATAGGCAGTGTGTTACATGAAAAGAACAAAACAAGAGAATAGAGGCAACTATATTAAACCTAAGGTTAGGATTGACTATAGCTAATTTTATAAGAGAGATAAAAAGTATGAATGTGTAATAGAATTTCCATCTTCTGATGAAGTTTTTAGATGTTATTTTATTTTTCGTCTCTTTCTCTTTTTTTCCTCTCTTTTTCTGTTTTTAATTCTAACACGTTCAATTATTTGAAAGTGGAACAAGGGTTTCAGACAAAGGAATAAGCAGTCATTAAGCAATGCGTTTTTTCATATAAATGAATAAATAAAAAAATCTCGAAAGAATATACTTCGAGAAAAGTTTTGTTTTTTATCTAAAATTCATTTTAAATCAATCTATAATGGAAGTCTATAGCTATTTTTATCATTTTTTTATCTAAAAATGGATATTTTTGAGAAAAAACAAAAACAGTTGGCAAGAACACAAGAGGCTATATTATAGGGTTTTGACCAGTCGGAGTGGCATCCGGCGGG from Enterococcus sp. 9E7_DIV0242 includes these protein-coding regions:
- a CDS encoding ankyrin repeat domain-containing protein gives rise to the protein MGKKRKTLPKDFEEICKREDLTELIAVYQRCDLEAYTGYSKSTAYSCFGIPESFIIWLKEQGADINAQDTYKKTALHHHAVYWKSSIDALLNNGASVLMVDTQGNTPLHIAASASRVAAVAALLTYSAPVDQKNNMGLTPLEICLAQCTNASLTETVKVVDLLLDAGAEKTDKMVGYVKKIGETFEFYRNDFNPESLEETDKALHQLYECFAVTPIAKRNVHDGISPITLNSTTWQKQHQELWELLVPGSGPCQTLQGEVIRITGKVSDEIFRNGGGNWDGDYRKMVRSLNESFKIGSSLSEEQLQETTHLTKAIAKGNSDDGLARLSELAVQWVLLNPTPIALETPNYKR
- a CDS encoding FUSC family protein, yielding MKDKNNILRPLGSGLAMAVPLLIGILTKDLQISSVGAMGAFSYLAFQHRSLTYNMKAISIHGLALLVAFMLGAGTAMISWSAPFIISVLSFVAFIASKVFRIPKPDYFFVLMLYATGFNFQAASFVEILHHSTYLLYGLGGSLLSGFLISLLEKLPYRLPKDRYQQLSAKDKYYLTIYEQPNTLLKALHFSMVLFVATYIAYLLRDSNGYWVLISAAAVLAGEHMDRIKDRTIGRVVGGVVGIMLGFFIVSLGLPLELKALILIGLNILTEFFMPVNYMVANFFTNPQVLILMTIGSNFTPLGLIPMRLSGALIGSLLALVLIYVTEYCLQQLQLDKISSGEG